In a single window of the Candidatus Tisiphia endosymbiont of Nemotelus nigrinus genome:
- the ppa gene encoding inorganic diphosphatase has product MLVEKIKTQAGHEEINVIIEIPMESNPVKYEMDKESGAIFVDRFMQTAMFYPGNYGFIPHTLSKDGDPVDVLVISHYPVAPGCVIRSRPIGVLMMEDESGLDEKIIAVPVSKLDITFDSIKDLDGLCPMLRQRIVHFFEHYKDLEKGKWVKIVGWKNAQKAKELIDEGISRAKS; this is encoded by the coding sequence ATGTTAGTTGAAAAAATTAAAACCCAAGCTGGGCATGAGGAGATAAATGTAATTATTGAAATTCCAATGGAAAGTAATCCCGTGAAATACGAGATGGATAAGGAGTCAGGAGCGATATTTGTTGATAGATTCATGCAGACTGCTATGTTTTACCCTGGTAATTATGGGTTTATTCCACATACTCTGTCAAAAGATGGTGATCCAGTAGATGTATTGGTCATATCACATTATCCTGTCGCACCTGGTTGTGTGATTAGGTCACGCCCCATTGGTGTTTTAATGATGGAAGATGAATCTGGATTGGATGAAAAAATTATTGCTGTTCCAGTTTCTAAGCTAGATATTACTTTTGATTCAATAAAAGATTTAGACGGCCTTTGCCCAATGCTAAGACAACGAATAGTACATTTCTTTGAACATTACAAAGATCTAGAGAAAGGTAAATGGGTAAAGATAGTTGGCTGGAAAAACGCTCAAAAAGCCAAAGAGTTGATTGATGAAGGCATATCAAGGGCAAAGAGTTAA
- the nuoF gene encoding NADH-quinone oxidoreductase subunit NuoF produces the protein MLQISDKIFSNLSGQKKYDIIGSKQRGDWDNTKDFIIKGREWIIEEIKKSGLRGLGGAGFPTGIKWSFMPKDHPKPSYLVVNADESEPGTCKDRDILRYEPHKLIEGCLLASFAINAHTCYIYIRGEFYNESSNVQRAIDEAYDAGFIGNNACGTGYNLDIHLHRGAGAYICGEETALLESLEGNKGFPRLKPPFPANFGLYGCPTTINNVESIAVVPTILRRGGDWFASIGKPNNTGTKIFCISGHVNKPCNVEEAMGVSLKELIEKYAGGVRGGWDNLKAIIPGGSSVPLLPKSLCEDLAMDFDSLKSVGSALGTGGIIVMDNSTDIIYAIARLSKFYMHESCGQCSPCREGTGWMWRIMMRLVRGQAKIEEIDQLLDVTKMIEGRTICALGDAAAWPIQGLVRHFRHEIEDRLSKEM, from the coding sequence ATGTTACAAATTAGCGATAAAATTTTTTCTAATCTTAGTGGGCAGAAAAAATATGATATAATAGGCAGTAAGCAACGTGGAGATTGGGATAATACAAAAGATTTTATTATTAAAGGTAGAGAATGGATAATTGAGGAAATAAAAAAATCAGGTTTGCGGGGACTAGGTGGTGCTGGATTTCCAACTGGCATCAAATGGTCGTTCATGCCTAAAGATCATCCAAAGCCTAGCTATCTAGTGGTTAATGCTGATGAATCAGAGCCTGGTACATGCAAGGATCGTGATATTTTAAGGTATGAGCCGCATAAGCTAATTGAAGGCTGTTTGCTTGCCAGCTTTGCTATCAACGCACATACTTGTTATATATATATTCGTGGTGAATTTTATAACGAATCGTCCAATGTACAGCGTGCTATAGATGAGGCTTATGATGCTGGTTTTATAGGCAATAACGCTTGTGGTACTGGCTACAATCTTGATATTCATTTACATAGAGGAGCTGGGGCGTATATTTGCGGTGAAGAAACAGCTCTACTCGAAAGTTTAGAAGGTAACAAGGGATTTCCTAGACTAAAACCACCATTCCCAGCTAATTTTGGCTTATATGGTTGTCCAACAACTATTAATAATGTTGAGTCAATTGCCGTTGTACCTACTATACTTAGACGTGGGGGTGATTGGTTTGCTTCAATCGGTAAGCCCAACAATACCGGCACGAAGATTTTCTGTATTTCTGGTCACGTAAATAAACCATGTAATGTTGAAGAAGCTATGGGGGTATCTTTAAAGGAGTTGATTGAAAAATATGCTGGAGGGGTACGTGGTGGCTGGGACAATCTGAAAGCTATTATTCCAGGTGGTTCATCAGTACCATTATTACCAAAGTCACTATGTGAAGATTTGGCAATGGACTTTGATAGTTTAAAGTCAGTTGGATCAGCTCTTGGGACTGGTGGAATTATTGTTATGGATAATTCTACGGATATTATTTATGCTATTGCAAGACTTAGTAAATTCTACATGCATGAGTCTTGTGGTCAGTGTAGTCCATGCCGAGAAGGTACAGGTTGGATGTGGCGAATTATGATGCGATTAGTACGCGGTCAGGCAAAAATAGAGGAAATAGATCAATTGCTGGACGTTACCAAAATGATCGAGGGGCGTACTATTTGTGCTCTTGGGGATGCTGCTGCTTGGCCTATTCAAGGTTTAGTTCGTCATTTTCGCCATGAGATTGAAGATAGGCTATCCAAAGAAATGTGA
- a CDS encoding TraX family protein, translated as MTKTESNYQDFLKTIAVITMVIDHAGLVLFPEYEIMRVIGRTAMPIFCFFAGYNFHKKPSVKILVVGVLLYVVTIIFFKEFIETNILISIFLGQCYIYYFHNSLNNFFYKGYCHVVFLGTFWSCSWFLIDYGTISIAIMLLGYIAKHDLNNFRLTIAISMILSVMHSIAVFQFSYIYVFIVIIFGVLEYIFMVARNFEQKVAINLRFISRNTLYIYAIHPAILYLLFLFL; from the coding sequence ATGACAAAAACTGAATCTAATTATCAAGATTTTTTAAAGACTATAGCTGTAATAACCATGGTGATAGATCATGCGGGGTTAGTGCTTTTTCCTGAATACGAAATAATGCGAGTTATTGGTCGCACTGCTATGCCAATTTTTTGCTTTTTTGCTGGCTATAATTTTCATAAGAAACCAAGTGTTAAAATTCTTGTAGTCGGAGTTCTACTATATGTAGTTACTATCATATTTTTTAAGGAATTTATTGAAACTAATATACTTATCTCGATTTTTTTAGGGCAGTGCTATATTTATTATTTTCATAATAGCCTAAATAATTTCTTCTATAAGGGCTATTGTCATGTTGTTTTCCTTGGAACTTTTTGGTCCTGTAGTTGGTTTCTTATTGATTACGGCACCATATCTATAGCTATCATGCTACTTGGTTATATAGCTAAGCATGATCTAAATAATTTTAGGCTTACCATTGCAATATCTATGATTTTGTCTGTAATGCATAGTATAGCTGTTTTCCAATTCTCGTATATCTATGTGTTTATAGTAATTATATTCGGAGTTTTAGAATATATATTCATGGTTGCAAGAAATTTTGAACAAAAAGTTGCTATAAATTTGCGGTTCATAAGCCGTAATACTTTATATATCTATGCTATACATCCAGCAATTTTATATTTATTATTTTTGTTTTTATAA
- the murJ gene encoding murein biosynthesis integral membrane protein MurJ, with amino-acid sequence MKGEGHTLFRSGIIIAFFTLISRISGLARELFVASLFGASSIADSVNVAFKLPNLFRRIFGEGALSVVFVPIFNTKIIESRKAARHFTGVIFTILLITLIVIVVLMQLMMPALMFIIAPGFHEDAEKFNLTIALCRITMPYLVFISIAAMLGGILNSVKKFAAFAFSPIILNIIVIITTIILQERISAPISISLSLVIAGLLQIIFMFYCVVRVGLSFPIVFDPSNKDVKKFLFNMGPAVVSSGFQQLNIFISQSIASFIEGTISILSYADRIYQFPLSIIGVTFGTILLPELSKTYQMNDLEKAANIQNNAIKVGLLLSLPAAFGIIMLSEPIIHIIYQRGAFTYDDTIKTAEAISAFAIGLPAFILAKILTPIFYANHDTKTPLKITLYSLAVNTILNIVMMRQFGHFGIALACSITAWYNVWLLYAHTKKYGLSFIDSKLYSFCGKILLSCVIMILVIWLIKHYYVEYYYTEFLLVKTFMLATTILVGAATFFLMVFYFKLYPKKFINDKN; translated from the coding sequence ATGAAAGGCGAAGGACATACATTATTTCGTTCTGGAATTATAATAGCTTTCTTTACCTTAATTTCCCGTATATCTGGTCTTGCTAGAGAATTATTCGTTGCTTCACTATTTGGAGCTAGTAGTATTGCTGATAGCGTTAATGTTGCTTTTAAATTACCCAACCTATTTAGGCGTATTTTTGGTGAAGGGGCTTTATCAGTCGTTTTTGTTCCTATTTTTAATACAAAAATCATAGAATCTCGTAAGGCAGCACGCCATTTTACCGGCGTTATATTTACTATTTTACTAATTACTTTAATAGTGATAGTAGTACTAATGCAGCTTATGATGCCTGCCTTAATGTTTATTATTGCTCCTGGGTTTCATGAAGATGCGGAGAAATTTAATTTAACAATTGCTCTGTGTCGCATCACTATGCCATATTTGGTTTTTATCTCGATAGCGGCAATGCTTGGGGGAATTCTAAATTCAGTAAAGAAGTTCGCAGCTTTTGCCTTTTCTCCAATTATTTTAAATATTATTGTAATCATTACAACGATAATATTACAAGAGCGTATATCTGCTCCTATATCGATTAGTTTATCTCTGGTGATTGCTGGCTTATTACAAATCATCTTTATGTTTTATTGTGTAGTTAGAGTTGGTTTATCATTTCCAATAGTTTTTGATCCATCTAATAAAGATGTAAAAAAGTTTTTGTTTAATATGGGACCAGCAGTTGTTAGTTCGGGATTTCAGCAACTTAACATATTCATCTCGCAATCAATAGCTAGCTTTATCGAAGGGACGATTTCAATATTATCTTATGCAGATAGAATATATCAATTTCCTTTATCGATAATAGGGGTAACTTTTGGTACTATATTATTACCAGAATTATCAAAAACCTACCAAATGAATGATTTAGAGAAAGCAGCAAATATCCAAAATAATGCTATTAAAGTGGGGCTGTTATTATCTTTGCCAGCTGCCTTTGGTATTATTATGTTATCAGAACCAATCATTCATATAATATATCAGCGTGGAGCATTTACTTATGATGATACAATTAAAACTGCTGAGGCTATTTCTGCTTTTGCCATTGGTTTACCAGCCTTTATACTTGCCAAAATTTTGACACCGATTTTTTATGCTAATCATGATACGAAAACTCCTTTAAAAATAACATTATATTCCCTTGCTGTAAATACTATATTAAATATTGTTATGATGAGGCAATTTGGTCATTTTGGTATTGCTCTTGCCTGTTCTATTACTGCTTGGTATAATGTTTGGTTGTTATATGCACATACAAAGAAATATGGTCTTTCTTTTATTGATTCAAAATTATATTCTTTTTGTGGCAAAATTTTATTAAGCTGCGTAATAATGATACTAGTAATCTGGTTAATTAAACATTATTATGTTGAATATTATTATACCGAATTTTTGTTAGTAAAAACTTTTATGCTAGCAACAACTATTTTAGTTGGGGCTGCAACGTTTTTTCTAATGGTTTTTTATTTTAAGCTTTATCCGAAGAAATTTATCAATGACAAAAACTGA
- a CDS encoding class I SAM-dependent methyltransferase — protein sequence MGQKNNPNDGLSKKQTNNISYDDFPYESFPFTYTRPEHLRTIAMVFGIQPPMVENARILDIGCGEGGNMVNFAESYPSSYSLGIDLSKVQITNGMEIIKSLGLKNIDLKHLSILDIDESFGKFDYIICHGVISWVLDEVREKIFAISSKLLSPNGVAFISYNTLPGWNMQKTIRDMMMFHSAIFTDNHDKLQQAKLLLDFVNESLEGSDSPYSKFLQYEANILKGLQNSYLLHEYLGEENTAFYFQEFISNARKHNLNYLGDISLSAMFVDNLPVKAAKKLQSINDIVRTEQYMDFITNRKFRTTLLCHDNVMINRTIEPSKLAGFYTTLNIRPVTPESEVDISNAVDSLGFYYRNSGTPDISTSSPVMKAVFYVYADNIGNPLTLEQITKLAMKKLEKLQLKDFREEVDSVIAKLVLQGYVQIFATKPNSVYKISSKPEVSELVRYQAQKLEKTNLFVMNRVNAAISLQLHEKYIIELLDGTNSIEQIEEKIFEKFTSGLLVASNENGIVSDEQLLKSYITHCVDSCLQKLKRNYLLIG from the coding sequence ATGGGTCAAAAAAACAATCCTAATGATGGTTTGTCAAAGAAACAAACAAATAATATTAGTTATGATGATTTTCCTTATGAAAGTTTTCCTTTTACTTATACAAGACCGGAGCATTTAAGAACTATAGCTATGGTATTTGGCATACAACCTCCTATGGTAGAGAATGCTAGGATACTTGATATTGGTTGCGGTGAAGGTGGTAATATGGTCAATTTTGCTGAAAGTTACCCAAGTTCTTATTCTTTAGGAATTGATTTGTCAAAAGTACAAATTACTAATGGAATGGAAATAATAAAAAGTTTAGGTCTAAAAAATATAGACCTAAAACATTTATCGATATTGGATATTGATGAATCATTTGGTAAATTTGATTATATAATCTGTCATGGGGTAATCTCTTGGGTATTAGATGAGGTTCGTGAAAAGATTTTTGCCATATCTAGTAAATTATTAAGTCCTAACGGCGTTGCCTTTATCAGCTACAATACTCTGCCAGGCTGGAATATGCAAAAAACTATTAGAGATATGATGATGTTTCATAGTGCTATTTTTACTGATAACCATGATAAACTACAACAAGCTAAATTATTATTAGATTTTGTTAATGAGTCTCTAGAGGGATCGGACTCCCCTTATTCTAAGTTCTTACAATACGAAGCTAATATTCTTAAGGGTTTACAGAACTCATATTTGTTACACGAATATCTTGGAGAAGAAAATACAGCTTTTTACTTCCAAGAATTTATAAGTAACGCTAGAAAACATAATTTAAATTATCTTGGAGACATTTCACTTTCCGCTATGTTTGTCGATAATTTGCCTGTAAAAGCTGCAAAAAAGTTACAATCAATAAATGATATTGTAAGAACTGAACAATATATGGACTTTATTACTAATCGTAAATTTAGAACTACTTTGTTATGTCACGATAATGTCATGATCAATAGGACAATTGAACCAAGTAAATTAGCTGGCTTCTATACTACTCTTAATATCAGACCAGTTACGCCAGAAAGTGAGGTGGATATCAGTAATGCAGTAGACAGTTTGGGATTTTACTATAGAAATTCAGGAACTCCTGATATTTCAACATCTTCCCCTGTAATGAAAGCAGTCTTCTATGTTTATGCCGATAATATTGGTAATCCTTTGACTTTAGAGCAAATTACTAAATTGGCTATGAAAAAGTTAGAAAAATTGCAGCTTAAAGATTTTAGAGAAGAAGTAGATTCTGTAATTGCCAAACTAGTGTTACAAGGGTACGTACAAATATTTGCAACAAAACCGAACTCAGTATATAAAATATCATCAAAACCAGAAGTGAGTGAGTTAGTAAGATATCAGGCTCAAAAATTAGAAAAAACTAATTTGTTTGTAATGAATCGAGTTAATGCTGCGATTTCATTGCAATTACATGAAAAATATATTATTGAACTATTAGATGGGACAAATTCTATTGAACAGATTGAAGAAAAAATATTTGAAAAATTTACTTCTGGACTATTAGTGGCGTCTAATGAAAATGGTATAGTAAGTGACGAACAGCTTTTGAAGTCATATATTACTCACTGTGTGGATAGTTGCTTACAAAAACTCAAAAGGAATTATTTATTAATTGGATAA
- a CDS encoding DNA methyltransferase: MAQEAIRIPEILVNKLSCQKQEHNILKNSFDLNNQATLFEGDCMKLLKQIPDNSINLIITSPPYNIGKEYEKKSDINKYYNWQKEVINECYRVLKDDGHICWQVGHYVENGAVFFQ, translated from the coding sequence ATGGCACAAGAAGCAATTAGAATACCTGAAATACTTGTGAATAAATTGTCTTGTCAAAAACAAGAACATAATATCTTAAAAAATAGTTTTGATTTGAATAATCAAGCGACTCTATTTGAAGGTGATTGCATGAAATTATTAAAACAAATTCCAGATAATAGTATAAACTTAATAATAACATCACCACCATATAATATAGGTAAGGAATACGAAAAAAAATCAGATATTAATAAATATTATAATTGGCAGAAAGAAGTCATCAATGAGTGTTATAGAGTATTAAAAGATGATGGACACATTTGTTGGCAGGTCGGTCATTATGTAGAAAATGGAGCGGTATTTTTTCAATGA